From the Carboxydocella sporoproducens DSM 16521 genome, one window contains:
- a CDS encoding CBS domain-containing protein has protein sequence MRVLVKDIMTRGVIKLDKNSTLQEVAKLFAERMIDGAPVVENKKVAGVLTKTHLLRAMAQGLALDTPIEALMSRNVITINQMMPAEEAMAIPVGRLPVVNDRGELVGWLTRTDLANAFSEKYKFFTQDLIAVLDSLPYALVAVDREGRITTINRAACELCGVEAEDALEQPVQEVFNCPDLLKVARNGIALYNQKLQINNRPVLANYFPVLAEEKLIGAVALLHNL, from the coding sequence GTGCGCGTACTGGTAAAAGATATAATGACCCGGGGTGTTATCAAACTGGACAAGAACAGCACTTTGCAGGAAGTGGCCAAACTCTTTGCCGAGCGCATGATTGACGGGGCGCCGGTGGTGGAAAACAAAAAGGTGGCCGGGGTTTTAACCAAAACCCATCTTTTGCGGGCCATGGCCCAGGGACTGGCTCTGGATACCCCCATCGAAGCCCTGATGTCCCGCAATGTCATTACCATTAACCAGATGATGCCGGCCGAGGAGGCCATGGCTATCCCGGTAGGGCGATTGCCAGTGGTCAATGACCGGGGGGAACTGGTGGGCTGGTTGACCAGGACCGACCTGGCCAATGCCTTCAGTGAAAAATACAAATTTTTCACCCAGGATCTGATAGCTGTGCTGGATTCTTTGCCCTATGCCCTGGTGGCGGTGGACCGGGAGGGGCGCATTACCACCATCAACCGGGCTGCCTGTGAGCTCTGCGGAGTAGAGGCTGAGGATGCCCTGGAGCAGCCAGTTCAGGAAGTCTTTAACTGTCCTGATCTTTTGAAAGTAGCTAGAAATGGCATTGCTTTGTATAATCAAAAATTGCAGATCAATAACCGTCCCGTTCTGGCTAATTATTTTCCTGTTTTAGCAGAAGAAAAGTTGATTGGAGCAGTGGCTTTGTTGCATAATTTATAA
- a CDS encoding YdcF family protein, whose translation MGLKQWEKIGRLLLALLASWYLTLLGLVIWQGEKAQPGRGDVIIVLGAKLWNGKPSPILAERLKVAADLYRQGLAGKVIVSGGLDQGQKLTEALAMAQWLREHGVRAEDIITDEVSTSTWENVLNSQRLMQQHGWQRAILVTNNFHLFRAGLTARWLGMTYSLAAAPMPFDWWTVSKYYLREPVALTYYLFFVFGKTI comes from the coding sequence TTGGGGCTGAAACAATGGGAAAAAATCGGACGTTTGTTACTGGCTTTGCTGGCCAGCTGGTACCTGACCTTGCTGGGACTGGTCATCTGGCAGGGGGAAAAGGCGCAACCTGGGCGGGGAGACGTGATCATCGTCCTGGGGGCCAAACTCTGGAATGGTAAGCCCAGCCCCATCCTGGCAGAAAGGCTGAAAGTGGCGGCAGACCTGTACCGGCAGGGGCTGGCGGGGAAAGTGATTGTCAGTGGCGGCCTGGACCAGGGCCAGAAACTGACCGAGGCTCTGGCTATGGCCCAGTGGCTGAGAGAACACGGTGTCAGGGCAGAGGATATTATTACCGATGAGGTTTCCACCAGCACCTGGGAGAATGTGCTTAACAGCCAGCGCCTGATGCAACAGCATGGCTGGCAGCGGGCCATACTGGTTACCAACAACTTTCATCTCTTCCGGGCGGGTCTTACTGCCCGGTGGCTGGGAATGACCTACTCCCTGGCGGCCGCTCCCATGCCTTTTGACTGGTGGACTGTCAGTAAGTATTACCTGCGGGAGCCTGTTGCCCTGACTTATTACCTGTTTTTTGTTTTCGGCAAAACCATTTAA
- a CDS encoding GerMN domain-containing protein: protein MSRFWQWTAIIAALVLLGGCLGRPQAGSPPAAPPNTVTREITLYFADIQAEKVTPERRQVQVEPDQALVPVIVQELINGPRVKGHFPTIPPGTRLLDWKLEKGLLTLNFSREIQVNHPGGTAGEAMTIYSLVTSLTELPEVREVQFLVEGEKNEAIWGHADTTRPFKRNPDMIDKP from the coding sequence ATGTCTAGGTTCTGGCAGTGGACAGCCATTATTGCCGCCCTGGTGCTGCTGGGCGGTTGTCTGGGCCGGCCGCAGGCCGGCTCACCCCCTGCTGCGCCTCCGAATACGGTGACCCGGGAAATCACTTTGTACTTTGCTGATATACAGGCGGAAAAGGTAACCCCGGAGCGCCGCCAGGTGCAGGTTGAGCCGGACCAGGCTCTGGTACCGGTGATTGTGCAGGAATTGATCAATGGCCCGCGGGTAAAAGGCCATTTTCCCACTATTCCTCCTGGGACCCGCTTGCTGGACTGGAAACTGGAAAAGGGACTGCTTACCCTCAATTTTTCCCGGGAGATTCAGGTCAACCATCCGGGTGGGACGGCCGGGGAAGCCATGACCATCTATTCCCTGGTTACCAGCCTGACTGAACTGCCGGAAGTGCGGGAAGTGCAGTTTCTGGTGGAAGGGGAAAAGAATGAAGCCATCTGGGGCCACGCTGATACCACCCGCCCGTTTAAACGCAATCCCGACATGATCGATAAACCCTGA
- the murJ gene encoding murein biosynthesis integral membrane protein MurJ — protein sequence MSQGRLARAAAGMVVVSLLSKVLGFGRETVIAAQLGATAAGDAFKVASFIPMMLFNIIAAALGNTFIPLLTELETSRGEKELNRYVANVTNSITVIALVFAGLGMLLNPWLVKLIAPGFKAETYQLTVELVYWLMPCIVLLGFIGLTTGYLNFRHVFARPLLGGVVFNIIIIAGLILLVPWLGVQGAVLALLLAYGGQVLYQLAVAIRYGFRFRPVLDWREPYLKRMLKLAVPVIIGTAVWTVSTLVDRIFASSLAEGSISALDYAARLNSFALGLFVSAIASVYFPTLSRAGAARDWGAFNDHLLRAININIYIILPMAVGLLVLAQPIVRLLFERGAFDSRATAMTAEALAFLSLGLLAFALREIFSRAFYSLQDTLTPLTNGIMTVLLNVGLNAILVRLMGLSGIALATSLASNLMILYLGWRLKGKAPRLSYRPVWIAAGKGVVAVLAMALAVKGCDLLLARWGSQHWGLVLRVGLDIVLGAGVYFLALWWLKVTELQELLSWAGKKLKISFLKV from the coding sequence ATGTCTCAGGGCCGATTAGCCAGAGCAGCTGCCGGCATGGTGGTGGTCAGCCTGCTCAGCAAAGTGCTGGGGTTTGGCCGGGAAACGGTGATTGCTGCCCAGCTGGGGGCAACAGCAGCGGGTGATGCTTTCAAGGTGGCCTCCTTTATCCCGATGATGCTGTTTAACATCATCGCAGCTGCCCTGGGCAACACCTTTATACCCCTGCTAACTGAACTGGAAACCAGCCGGGGGGAGAAAGAACTAAACCGCTATGTCGCCAATGTCACCAACTCCATCACTGTTATTGCCCTGGTTTTCGCCGGGCTGGGCATGCTCCTCAATCCCTGGTTGGTGAAACTGATTGCACCCGGCTTTAAGGCCGAAACCTATCAGCTTACAGTGGAACTGGTCTACTGGTTAATGCCCTGTATTGTGCTGCTGGGCTTTATTGGCCTGACCACCGGTTACCTCAATTTCCGCCATGTCTTTGCCAGGCCTCTGCTGGGCGGGGTGGTATTTAATATCATCATTATCGCCGGCCTGATTTTGCTGGTGCCCTGGCTGGGAGTGCAGGGAGCAGTGCTGGCCTTGCTGCTGGCCTATGGCGGCCAGGTGCTCTACCAGCTGGCGGTAGCAATCAGGTACGGTTTTCGCTTTCGGCCTGTCCTGGACTGGCGGGAACCATACCTGAAGCGGATGCTCAAACTGGCGGTGCCGGTGATTATCGGGACCGCAGTCTGGACGGTATCTACCCTGGTGGACCGCATTTTTGCCAGCTCCCTGGCCGAAGGCAGCATTTCTGCCCTGGACTATGCTGCCCGGTTGAACAGCTTTGCCCTCGGTCTCTTTGTTTCTGCTATCGCCAGTGTCTATTTTCCTACCCTATCCCGGGCCGGTGCAGCCCGGGACTGGGGGGCTTTCAACGACCATTTGTTGCGGGCTATTAACATTAACATCTATATTATCCTGCCCATGGCGGTGGGATTGCTGGTGCTGGCTCAGCCCATAGTGCGGCTGCTCTTTGAACGGGGGGCTTTTGACAGCAGGGCTACAGCCATGACTGCCGAAGCGCTGGCCTTTTTGTCCCTGGGTTTGCTGGCTTTTGCCCTGCGGGAGATTTTTAGCCGGGCCTTTTATTCCCTGCAGGATACGCTTACTCCGTTGACTAACGGGATCATGACGGTGTTGCTGAACGTGGGCCTCAATGCGATCCTGGTCAGGCTGATGGGCCTGAGTGGTATCGCTCTGGCTACTTCCCTGGCTTCCAATCTGATGATCCTCTACCTGGGCTGGCGCTTGAAAGGCAAGGCGCCCCGGCTCAGCTACCGCCCTGTCTGGATAGCAGCAGGCAAAGGGGTGGTGGCAGTGCTGGCCATGGCCCTGGCTGTGAAGGGCTGCGACCTGCTGCTGGCCCGCTGGGGCAGTCAGCACTGGGGCCTGGTCCTGCGGGTAGGACTGGATATTGTCCTGGGGGCAGGGGTGTATTTTCTGGCTCTCTGGTGGTTAAAGGTGACGGAATTGCAGGAGCTTTTAAGCTGGGCGGGAAAAAAATTAAAAATTTCCTTCTTAAAGGTTTAA
- a CDS encoding SDR family oxidoreductase, with protein MATKVLVTGGAGFIGSHLTEALLEQGYEVTVADNLSTGKLLNLPHKGENFHKLDITAPEFRQLVRELKPRYIFHQAAQIDVQTSLADPILDAKVNILGTLNVLEACREAGVEKLIYASSAAVFGEPQYLGIDEAHPVEPLAPYGVSKHTPEHYLALYGQLYGLRWTALRYANVYGPRQDASGEGGVVAIFTDRLLKGQEPVIYGDGQQTRDFIYVADVVAANLSALERGDGGIYNIGTGQATSVLELYRTLAELLRESGEREIPPCRLAPARPGDIRHSYFNPQRAEQELDWRARYSLRQGLELMLACLRAD; from the coding sequence TTGGCAACAAAAGTTTTAGTTACCGGTGGGGCCGGTTTTATTGGCTCCCACTTGACCGAAGCTTTGTTGGAACAGGGCTATGAAGTAACAGTAGCAGACAACTTGAGCACAGGCAAGTTGCTTAATTTACCTCATAAAGGGGAAAATTTTCACAAACTTGACATCACCGCTCCCGAATTTCGGCAGCTGGTACGAGAACTCAAACCCCGTTATATCTTCCACCAGGCGGCGCAAATCGATGTCCAGACCTCCCTGGCTGATCCCATCCTGGATGCTAAAGTCAATATCCTGGGCACCCTCAATGTCCTGGAAGCCTGCCGCGAGGCAGGGGTGGAAAAGCTGATCTATGCCTCTTCCGCTGCGGTCTTCGGGGAACCTCAGTATCTGGGCATCGATGAAGCTCATCCGGTAGAACCCCTTGCTCCCTATGGCGTCTCCAAGCATACTCCTGAACATTACCTGGCCCTCTATGGCCAGCTTTATGGCCTGCGCTGGACTGCCCTGCGCTATGCCAATGTTTATGGTCCCCGCCAGGATGCCTCCGGTGAGGGCGGGGTGGTGGCCATTTTCACCGACCGCCTGTTAAAAGGCCAGGAGCCGGTGATTTATGGCGATGGCCAGCAGACCCGGGATTTCATCTATGTTGCTGACGTGGTAGCTGCCAACCTGTCCGCTCTGGAACGGGGCGATGGCGGGATCTACAATATCGGCACTGGACAGGCTACCAGTGTGCTGGAGCTTTACCGGACTCTGGCGGAGCTGTTGCGCGAGTCAGGAGAAAGGGAGATACCGCCCTGCCGGCTGGCTCCGGCCCGGCCGGGGGATATCCGCCACAGCTATTTTAATCCACAGCGGGCAGAACAGGAACTGGACTGGCGAGCCCGTTACAGTTTGCGTCAGGGATTGGAGCTGATGCTGGCATGTCTCAGGGCCGATTAG
- a CDS encoding HEPN domain-containing protein, translating into MEDNLIYTKWLNYANEDIRTAKAIIKEDLPARNACYMAQQCAEKSLKALLLKFKIPFKKSHDLAYLAELLPREYANTFLEFDLEWLTEWCVEGRYPGDYPEADREDAMLAINIAEAVYHLAYKILTEQKIIIS; encoded by the coding sequence ATGGAAGATAACCTTATTTATACAAAATGGCTCAATTATGCAAATGAAGACATCCGAACTGCAAAAGCCATAATTAAAGAAGATTTACCAGCTAGAAATGCCTGTTATATGGCCCAGCAATGTGCTGAGAAAAGCCTAAAAGCTTTATTATTAAAATTTAAAATTCCTTTTAAAAAATCTCATGACCTGGCATATTTGGCAGAATTGTTACCGAGGGAATATGCAAACACCTTTTTAGAATTTGACCTTGAATGGCTCACAGAATGGTGTGTTGAAGGTCGATATCCGGGAGATTACCCGGAAGCTGATAGAGAGGATGCAATGTTAGCCATTAATATAGCCGAAGCAGTTTACCATTTAGCATATAAGATCCTTACAGAACAAAAAATAATTATTAGTTAG
- a CDS encoding nucleotidyltransferase domain-containing protein has protein sequence MNEDVIQEMVNAIRTKFNPEQIIVFGSWARGEANEDSDIDFLVIMPDEIPNKRFLQIEIRKALRGFAIPKDVVVLSKNEISKYKNINGLVYKNALEEGRVYYGR, from the coding sequence ATGAACGAAGATGTTATTCAAGAAATGGTGAATGCCATTCGGACAAAATTTAATCCAGAGCAAATAATAGTATTTGGTTCATGGGCTAGAGGAGAAGCAAATGAGGATAGTGATATAGACTTTTTAGTCATTATGCCTGATGAAATACCAAATAAGAGATTTTTACAAATAGAAATCAGAAAAGCTCTAAGAGGATTTGCTATCCCTAAAGATGTTGTAGTTCTGAGTAAAAATGAAATCTCCAAATATAAAAATATTAATGGGTTAGTATATAAAAACGCTCTTGAAGAGGGTAGAGTTTATTATGGAAGATAA
- the galU gene encoding UTP--glucose-1-phosphate uridylyltransferase GalU, which yields MKVRKAIIPAAGLGTRFLPATKAQPKEMLPLVDKPTIQYVVEEAVASGIKDIIIVTGRGKRAIEDHFDRSIELETFLEEKGKLDLLKEVRSISDMVDVHYVRQKEAKGLGHAVWCARRFIGNEPFAVMLGDDIVVGEPPCLAQLLEVYYQTGEPVVGVQPVPLADTRKYGIVDVEHTGGNCLPVRDLVEKPDPEVAPSRLAIMGRYVLTPDIFPILEAQETGVGGEIQLTDALRKLNQKRRIHACIFTGKRYDVGDKLGYIQATVELALRREDLREQVEKYLEELVEKKKVLL from the coding sequence ATGAAAGTGCGTAAAGCGATTATTCCAGCGGCAGGTTTGGGAACCAGGTTTTTGCCTGCTACCAAGGCCCAGCCCAAGGAGATGCTGCCTCTGGTGGATAAGCCCACCATTCAGTATGTGGTGGAGGAGGCGGTGGCTTCCGGGATCAAGGACATTATCATTGTCACCGGCCGGGGCAAACGGGCCATTGAGGACCATTTTGACCGCTCCATTGAGCTGGAGACTTTCCTGGAGGAAAAAGGCAAACTCGATTTGCTGAAAGAAGTGCGTTCCATCTCCGATATGGTGGATGTTCACTATGTTCGGCAAAAGGAGGCCAAAGGTCTGGGCCATGCCGTCTGGTGCGCCCGCCGCTTTATCGGCAATGAGCCCTTTGCTGTCATGCTGGGCGATGATATTGTGGTCGGGGAACCGCCCTGTCTGGCCCAGCTGCTGGAGGTCTATTACCAGACCGGGGAACCGGTGGTAGGAGTGCAACCGGTGCCTCTAGCTGATACCCGGAAATATGGCATTGTGGATGTGGAGCATACCGGTGGTAACTGCTTGCCGGTTCGGGACCTGGTGGAAAAACCTGACCCGGAGGTAGCTCCTTCCCGGCTGGCCATCATGGGCCGCTATGTCCTGACTCCGGATATTTTCCCTATCCTGGAGGCCCAGGAAACAGGGGTAGGGGGCGAAATCCAGCTCACTGATGCCCTGCGCAAATTGAACCAGAAACGGCGTATTCATGCCTGCATTTTCACTGGCAAACGCTATGATGTTGGGGATAAGCTGGGCTATATTCAGGCTACGGTGGAACTGGCCTTGCGCCGCGAGGATTTGCGGGAACAGGTGGAAAAGTATCTGGAAGAACTGGTGGAGAAGAAAAAGGTGCTGTTGTAG
- a CDS encoding VanZ family protein, with protein sequence MVWLVLGFGWLLLIFWFSSQPFALQRALYSSSLRHFLALLPVQLTFAEAEYLLRKFAHVVEYTVFGFILLRVLGRWWPALLFLPLIALFDELNQRQISGRHGRWQDVLLDLSIFYLLAIFNYCRAKFRQEKTKSNRR encoded by the coding sequence TTGGTCTGGCTGGTACTGGGTTTTGGCTGGCTTCTTCTCATCTTCTGGTTTTCCAGTCAGCCCTTTGCCCTGCAGAGGGCTCTTTATTCTTCCTCCCTGCGGCATTTTCTTGCCCTGCTACCGGTACAGCTTACCTTCGCTGAAGCTGAATATCTTTTGCGCAAGTTTGCCCATGTAGTTGAATATACTGTCTTTGGTTTTATTCTCTTACGGGTGCTGGGCCGCTGGTGGCCAGCTCTGCTTTTCCTGCCTTTGATTGCTCTATTCGATGAGCTCAATCAGCGCCAGATCAGTGGCCGCCATGGCCGCTGGCAGGATGTGCTGCTGGACTTGAGCATTTTTTATCTTTTGGCTATATTTAATTATTGTAGAGCAAAATTCAGGCAGGAAAAAACAAAATCTAACAGAAGATAA
- the galE gene encoding UDP-glucose 4-epimerase GalE → MNILVTGGAGYIGSHTVHYLLQQGHQPIVLDNLSTGHRQAVPSTVPFYHGDIADSALVTSIIDRHQICGVIHFAASSLVGESMIDPAKYFENNVVKTILFLNTLLKTGVKHLVFSSTAAVYGEPRQLPIREEDLTEPTNVYGQTKLMLEQVMAQYARTYDFHYAALRYFNACGALPDGSIGEDHQPETHLIPLILQVANGRRDHITIYGQDYPTPDGTCIRDYIHVLDLAEAHLLALQYLWNGGESGPFNLGNGQGFSVQEVISLARQVTGHPLPVQIGPRRPGDPARLVAAAEKARQVLSWQPRYPDLAAMVASAWAWHRQHPDGFK, encoded by the coding sequence ATGAACATCCTTGTCACCGGCGGCGCCGGCTACATCGGCAGCCACACCGTACATTACCTGCTCCAGCAGGGTCATCAGCCCATCGTGCTGGACAACCTAAGCACCGGCCATCGCCAGGCTGTACCGTCTACCGTCCCCTTTTACCATGGCGACATCGCCGACTCTGCTCTGGTCACCTCCATCATCGACCGGCACCAGATCTGCGGCGTCATCCATTTTGCGGCCAGCAGCCTGGTGGGAGAATCCATGATCGACCCGGCCAAATACTTTGAAAACAACGTCGTCAAAACCATCCTCTTCCTCAACACCCTGCTCAAAACCGGAGTCAAGCACCTGGTCTTCAGCTCCACGGCAGCCGTCTACGGCGAGCCGCGGCAACTGCCCATTCGGGAAGAGGATCTCACAGAACCTACCAATGTCTACGGTCAGACCAAGCTCATGCTGGAACAGGTCATGGCTCAATATGCCAGGACCTATGATTTTCACTATGCTGCTTTACGCTATTTCAATGCCTGTGGTGCCCTGCCTGATGGCTCCATCGGCGAGGATCATCAGCCGGAAACCCACCTGATCCCTTTGATCCTGCAGGTGGCTAATGGCAGGCGGGATCACATTACCATCTATGGCCAGGATTATCCTACCCCTGATGGCACCTGCATTCGGGACTATATTCACGTCCTCGACCTGGCTGAAGCCCATTTGCTGGCCTTGCAATACCTCTGGAATGGGGGAGAATCCGGGCCTTTTAATCTGGGCAATGGCCAGGGTTTCTCCGTTCAGGAGGTCATCAGCCTCGCCCGCCAGGTGACCGGTCATCCTTTGCCGGTACAGATCGGTCCCCGGCGGCCGGGAGATCCGGCCCGGCTGGTGGCAGCAGCGGAAAAAGCCAGGCAGGTACTGAGCTGGCAACCTCGCTACCCTGATCTGGCGGCCATGGTGGCATCAGCCTGGGCCTGGCATCGCCAGCATCCTGATGGATTTAAGTAG
- a CDS encoding WecB/TagA/CpsF family glycosyltransferase produces the protein MGQARIIVLGSMIDTLTMEESLTRVEYFIENKIPVQHVVVNAGKIVMMQENKKLREIVNSCAMINADGQAVVWAARFLGYNLPERVAGIDLMMEILKMANRKGYRIFLLGATEEIIQATTKKILNLFPNITIAGYRNGYWSEQEESQVIKMIADSKADILFVGISSPKKEFWLAENIEKLNVPFCMGVGGSFDVIAGKTKRAPVWMQKAGLEWFYRFIQEPRRMWKRYLIGNSKFIWLVLKEKFLQLTKIGGPS, from the coding sequence GTGGGACAAGCACGGATAATAGTATTGGGAAGTATGATTGACACCTTAACAATGGAAGAAAGTCTAACACGGGTGGAATATTTCATTGAGAATAAGATACCCGTTCAGCATGTAGTAGTCAATGCCGGAAAGATAGTTATGATGCAAGAAAATAAAAAATTACGTGAGATAGTAAACAGTTGTGCAATGATTAATGCTGATGGTCAAGCTGTGGTATGGGCAGCCAGATTTTTAGGTTATAACTTGCCAGAACGGGTTGCCGGTATTGACTTGATGATGGAAATATTGAAAATGGCTAATAGAAAAGGATACCGAATTTTTCTGTTAGGAGCAACAGAAGAGATAATACAAGCTACTACAAAAAAAATATTAAACCTTTTTCCGAACATTACAATTGCTGGTTATCGGAATGGGTATTGGTCTGAACAAGAAGAGAGCCAGGTAATTAAGATGATAGCGGATAGCAAGGCAGATATCCTTTTTGTAGGAATTAGTTCTCCTAAGAAGGAATTTTGGTTAGCCGAAAATATCGAAAAACTTAATGTTCCCTTTTGTATGGGAGTTGGTGGCAGTTTTGATGTAATTGCTGGCAAAACCAAAAGGGCTCCAGTATGGATGCAGAAAGCTGGATTGGAATGGTTTTATCGTTTTATACAGGAACCGCGAAGAATGTGGAAACGGTATTTAATAGGGAATAGTAAATTTATTTGGCTAGTACTAAAAGAGAAGTTTTTACAACTAACTAAAATAGGAGGCCCATCATGA
- a CDS encoding alginate lyase family protein, with translation MRKWKWYFRRLSAMNNKEILQRLQRELKKAKYRKNIFKQKYLKLPRFVTKHNDLWKNNFQINDNNIRTELNSLLFESNLYLGTIYNFLNKGYYTAKIDWNYDDINFKNAPLEFAFDINYKDFNIVGDIKNIWEKNRHQHLSLVAVAYKCTKDNKYAEYIKDQLISWVEQNPILYGVNWASPLELGIRLISWVWIERLLRDWNGYDQLFGSKGLMWEPIYWHQKIISDFYSIGSSANNHLIGEMAGLYISSTVWPIFKESEEWRKLSADILEREIELQFFDSGLNKEQAFSYHLFVIEFLLLAAIEGDRFGKPFSNKYKLKLRKAIEIIPFLIDTGNNLPNYGDSDEGLAILLHPKKFPRINWIFWIANMWLSSDLPVSNEQGLLTARIIYPEGCVSIAKLSNICSKDVKFHIFEDAGLYIFTQNRYSEKEIFCTFDAGPIGYLSLAAHGHADALSFTLSVGGLPVIIDPGTYQYNVDLYWRNYFRGTKAHNTINIDDLDQSVSGGPFLWTKKANVQVLNWTELPNGASITAQHDGYLRLPGRIIHQRTFTLDNNKIEIIDRVLGNGNHKVEWRLHFSPHCKAEIIDNQCLVSWNNGKLIIDLDTRLNWLLEYGGTNAGWYSEGFNLKQPIYTLIGYQNSMLPLEIGCRIKVINSGTSTDNSIGKYD, from the coding sequence ATGAGGAAGTGGAAATGGTACTTTAGAAGATTATCAGCTATGAATAATAAAGAAATTTTACAAAGATTACAACGTGAACTCAAAAAAGCTAAATATAGAAAAAATATTTTTAAACAGAAATATTTAAAATTACCTAGATTTGTTACTAAACATAATGATTTATGGAAAAATAATTTTCAAATAAATGATAATAATATTAGAACTGAATTAAATAGTTTATTATTTGAATCAAATTTGTACCTGGGAACTATATATAATTTTTTAAACAAAGGCTATTATACGGCTAAAATAGATTGGAATTATGATGATATTAATTTTAAAAATGCGCCTTTAGAATTTGCCTTCGATATAAATTATAAAGATTTTAATATAGTCGGGGATATTAAAAACATTTGGGAAAAAAACCGTCATCAACATCTATCATTAGTAGCAGTCGCATATAAGTGTACAAAAGACAATAAATACGCCGAATATATTAAAGACCAATTAATTTCATGGGTTGAGCAAAATCCAATACTGTATGGTGTAAATTGGGCTAGCCCACTAGAACTTGGTATTCGCTTAATCAGCTGGGTGTGGATTGAGCGTTTATTAAGAGACTGGAATGGATATGATCAACTCTTCGGTTCTAAAGGGTTAATGTGGGAACCTATATACTGGCATCAAAAAATAATATCTGATTTTTATTCTATAGGTTCATCTGCTAATAATCATCTAATAGGAGAAATGGCAGGGTTATACATTTCTTCAACTGTATGGCCAATATTTAAAGAATCTGAAGAATGGCGAAAATTATCAGCTGATATTTTGGAACGAGAAATTGAGCTTCAATTCTTTGATTCCGGGTTAAATAAGGAGCAAGCATTTTCTTATCATCTTTTTGTAATAGAATTCTTATTGCTTGCAGCAATTGAAGGAGATCGCTTTGGTAAACCTTTTTCGAATAAATACAAATTAAAACTTCGTAAAGCGATAGAAATCATTCCATTTTTAATAGACACAGGTAATAATTTACCAAACTACGGAGATAGTGATGAAGGTTTAGCAATTTTGCTTCACCCCAAAAAATTTCCACGTATCAATTGGATTTTTTGGATTGCTAATATGTGGTTAAGCTCAGATCTACCTGTAAGTAACGAGCAAGGTTTATTAACTGCTAGAATAATTTATCCAGAGGGTTGTGTAAGCATAGCGAAATTGTCGAATATTTGTAGCAAAGATGTTAAATTCCATATTTTTGAAGATGCTGGATTATATATTTTTACTCAAAATAGATATTCTGAGAAGGAGATATTTTGTACATTTGATGCCGGGCCTATAGGTTATTTATCACTAGCTGCTCACGGACATGCAGATGCACTATCGTTTACATTAAGTGTTGGTGGCTTACCAGTGATTATTGATCCTGGTACTTATCAGTATAATGTTGACTTATATTGGCGGAACTATTTCAGAGGTACTAAAGCTCATAATACAATAAATATTGATGATCTGGACCAATCTGTTTCTGGTGGACCATTTTTATGGACTAAAAAGGCTAATGTGCAGGTTTTGAATTGGACAGAACTGCCAAATGGTGCTTCTATTACTGCTCAACATGATGGGTACTTGCGTTTACCTGGAAGGATAATTCATCAAAGAACATTTACTTTAGATAATAACAAGATCGAAATTATTGACAGGGTTTTAGGAAATGGAAACCATAAGGTGGAGTGGAGGTTACATTTTTCACCACATTGTAAGGCTGAGATTATTGATAACCAATGTCTAGTGAGTTGGAATAATGGCAAACTGATAATAGATTTAGACACACGGTTAAACTGGTTATTAGAGTATGGAGGCACAAATGCAGGCTGGTATTCGGAGGGTTTTAATTTAAAACAACCTATCTATACACTGATAGGTTATCAAAATTCTATGCTACCATTAGAAATAGGTTGCAGAATAAAGGTGATAAATAGTGGGACAAGCACGGATAATAGTATTGGGAAGTATGATTGA